In the Telopea speciosissima isolate NSW1024214 ecotype Mountain lineage chromosome 2, Tspe_v1, whole genome shotgun sequence genome, one interval contains:
- the LOC122650280 gene encoding uncharacterized protein LOC122650280 isoform X2, producing MRNSWFFMIFLVLFSFYIVQFRAEAAPAGPLIKHLSSFLKWTRSSPKTPQTDGNVVQFENGYLVETVVEGNELGVVPYSIRVSHDGELFAVDAENSNIVRITPPLSQYSRARLVAGSFKGYSGHVDGKPSDARFNHPKGVTMDDKGNVYVADTSNLAIRKIGEAGVKTIAGGKSNVAGYRDGPSEDAKFSSDFDVVYDGRTCSLLVVDRGNAAIRQISLQQEDCDYQYNSISATDVMLVIGAVLVGYLSCMLHQGFGLSVLSRSQQTSESDLKDEVTSEKPSLIVESLKEEPDAGWPSFGGLIIDLFKLAVVALGSIFLYFIPVSLRFRKSKNNLTPLKDTLVMPEDRAEPPLVQKQRSATPLSETRHSPSPNASGDGYTQHKLQKSKSAAPRDPSLSSKHRSSKRQEYAEFYGSAEVPPYSQIGSKSLKERSRHRHRDRSGEVVFGATGTEPKPVEIKSVDYADPKFDHFNIRSKYGSDDAFHF from the exons ATGAGAAATTCTTGGTTTTTCATGATTTTCTTAGTACTCTTCAGTTTCTATATCGTTCAGTTTCGAGCTGAAGCTGCTCCGGCAG gaCCCTTGATAAAACACTTGTCTTCCTTTCTCAAATGGACGAGGTCTTCCCCAAAAACGCCCCAAACAG ATGGAAATGTTGTTCAGTTTGAGAATGGGTATTTGGTTGAGACTGTCGTGGAGGGAAACGAACTGGGGGTCGTGCCGTATTCCATCCGGGTTTCCCATGATGGCGAACTCTTTGCTGTGGACGCCGAAAATAGTAACATTGTTCGGATAACTCCGCCTCTATCACAGT ATAGCAGGGCAAGATTGGTTGCTGGATCATTTAAAGGTTACTCGGGGCATGTGGACGGGAAACCAAGTGATGCTCGTTTTAATCATCCAAAAGGTGTTACCATGGATGACAAAGGGAATGTATATGTTGCAGATACCTCAAATCTAGCTATCAGGAAGATAGGAGAAGCAG GTGTTAAAACAATTGCTGGGGGAAAATCAAATGTCGCAGGGTATAGGGATGGCCCCAGTGAAGATGCAAAATTCTCCAGTGATTTTGATGTGGTGTATGATGGGCGTACCTGTTCCTTGTTGGTTGTTGATAGAGGAAATGCTGCTATTCGACAAATCTCTCTCCAACAAGAGGATTGTGATTACCAGTACAACTCCATTTCTGCTACAG ATGTTATGCTTGTTATTGGTGCTGTATTGGTTGGATATCTATCATGCATGCTTCATCAGGGATTTGGACTTTCCGTCTTGTCAAGATCG CAACAAACCTCAGAGAGTGATCTAAAAGATGAAGTCACCTCCGAGAAACCCAGTCTTATTGTGGAGAGCCTGAAAGAAGAGCCAGATGCCGGATGGCCATCTTTTGGAGGTCTTATAATTGATTTGTTTAAACTTGCAGTGGTAGCACTGGGTAGCatctttctttatttcataCCTGTCAGTCTCAGGTTCAGGAAGTCCAAGAATAATCTTACTCCACTTAAAGATACTCTTGTAATGCCTGAGGATAGAGCTGAACCTCCATTAGTACAAAAGCAGAGAAGTGCTACGCCTCTTTCTGAAACACGGCATTCCCCTTCTCCAAATGCAAGCGGTGATGGTTATACACAACATAAGCTCCAAAAGAGTAAATCAGCAGCTCCAAGGGATCCTTCTTTATCAAGCAAGCATCGGTCTTCAAAGCGACAAGAATATGCAGAATTCTATGGATCGGCTGAGGTTCCTCCATATAGCCAGATTGGTTCTAAGAGCCTGAAAGAAAGAAGCAGGCACCGTCATCGTGATAGAAGCGGGGAGGTGGTTTTTGGAGCTACAGGAACAGAACCGAAACCTGTGGAGATTAAGTCAGTTGACTATGCTGATCCAAAGTTTGACCATTTCAATATCAGGAGCAAGTATGGGTCTGATGATGCATTCCATTTCTGA
- the LOC122650285 gene encoding ER lumen protein-retaining receptor A — translation MNIFRFVGDVMHLVSIVILLLKIYATKSCSGISLKTQELYAIVFLARYLDLFTDFISLYNTVMKLVFIASSLAIVWCMRSHRVVKRSYDKELDTFRHYFLVLGCFILGLLVHEKFTLQEIFWAFSIYLEAVAILPQLVLLQRSGNVDNLTGQYVFFLGAYRAFYILNWIYRYFTEPHFTRWLSVISGLVQTALYADFFYYYFLSWKNNAKLQLPA, via the exons ATGAATATCTTTCGATTTGTAGGCGATGTGATGCATTTGGTCAGTATTGTGATACTGCTGCTTAAAATCTATGCCACTAAATCATGTTCAG GGATTTCGCTCAAAACGCAGGAGCTTTACGCGATAGTATTTCTGGCTCGGTACTTAGATCTCTTCACggattttatttctctttataatACTGTGATGAAGCTGGTATTCATAGCGAGTTCTCTTGCTATCGTGTGGTGTATGCGGAGTCATCGTGTCGTTAAGCGGTCTTATGACAAAGAGCTGGACACCTTCCGccattattttcttgttttggggTGCTTTATATTAGGGCTTCTCGTTCACGAGAAGTTCACATTACAAGAG ATCTTCTGGGCATTCTCTATATATTTGGAAGCAGTTGCAATTCTTCCGCAGCTGGTTTTGCTGCAGAGAAGTGGAAATGTGGACAATTTAACGGGCCAATATGTCTTCTTCCTTGG gGCTTATCGTGCATTCTACATCCTTAATTGGATCTACCGTTACTTCACAGAGCCACATTTCACTCGATGGCTAT CCGTCATATCTGGTCTTGTCCAGACAGCTCTTTATGCtgattttttctattattaCTTTTTGAG CTGGAAGAACAACGCAAAGCTTCAGCTTCCTGCTTGA
- the LOC122650280 gene encoding uncharacterized protein LOC122650280 isoform X1, with translation MRNSWFFMIFLVLFSFYIVQFRAEAAPAGPLIKHLSSFLKWTRSSPKTPQTADGNVVQFENGYLVETVVEGNELGVVPYSIRVSHDGELFAVDAENSNIVRITPPLSQYSRARLVAGSFKGYSGHVDGKPSDARFNHPKGVTMDDKGNVYVADTSNLAIRKIGEAGVKTIAGGKSNVAGYRDGPSEDAKFSSDFDVVYDGRTCSLLVVDRGNAAIRQISLQQEDCDYQYNSISATDVMLVIGAVLVGYLSCMLHQGFGLSVLSRSQQTSESDLKDEVTSEKPSLIVESLKEEPDAGWPSFGGLIIDLFKLAVVALGSIFLYFIPVSLRFRKSKNNLTPLKDTLVMPEDRAEPPLVQKQRSATPLSETRHSPSPNASGDGYTQHKLQKSKSAAPRDPSLSSKHRSSKRQEYAEFYGSAEVPPYSQIGSKSLKERSRHRHRDRSGEVVFGATGTEPKPVEIKSVDYADPKFDHFNIRSKYGSDDAFHF, from the exons ATGAGAAATTCTTGGTTTTTCATGATTTTCTTAGTACTCTTCAGTTTCTATATCGTTCAGTTTCGAGCTGAAGCTGCTCCGGCAG gaCCCTTGATAAAACACTTGTCTTCCTTTCTCAAATGGACGAGGTCTTCCCCAAAAACGCCCCAAACAG CAGATGGAAATGTTGTTCAGTTTGAGAATGGGTATTTGGTTGAGACTGTCGTGGAGGGAAACGAACTGGGGGTCGTGCCGTATTCCATCCGGGTTTCCCATGATGGCGAACTCTTTGCTGTGGACGCCGAAAATAGTAACATTGTTCGGATAACTCCGCCTCTATCACAGT ATAGCAGGGCAAGATTGGTTGCTGGATCATTTAAAGGTTACTCGGGGCATGTGGACGGGAAACCAAGTGATGCTCGTTTTAATCATCCAAAAGGTGTTACCATGGATGACAAAGGGAATGTATATGTTGCAGATACCTCAAATCTAGCTATCAGGAAGATAGGAGAAGCAG GTGTTAAAACAATTGCTGGGGGAAAATCAAATGTCGCAGGGTATAGGGATGGCCCCAGTGAAGATGCAAAATTCTCCAGTGATTTTGATGTGGTGTATGATGGGCGTACCTGTTCCTTGTTGGTTGTTGATAGAGGAAATGCTGCTATTCGACAAATCTCTCTCCAACAAGAGGATTGTGATTACCAGTACAACTCCATTTCTGCTACAG ATGTTATGCTTGTTATTGGTGCTGTATTGGTTGGATATCTATCATGCATGCTTCATCAGGGATTTGGACTTTCCGTCTTGTCAAGATCG CAACAAACCTCAGAGAGTGATCTAAAAGATGAAGTCACCTCCGAGAAACCCAGTCTTATTGTGGAGAGCCTGAAAGAAGAGCCAGATGCCGGATGGCCATCTTTTGGAGGTCTTATAATTGATTTGTTTAAACTTGCAGTGGTAGCACTGGGTAGCatctttctttatttcataCCTGTCAGTCTCAGGTTCAGGAAGTCCAAGAATAATCTTACTCCACTTAAAGATACTCTTGTAATGCCTGAGGATAGAGCTGAACCTCCATTAGTACAAAAGCAGAGAAGTGCTACGCCTCTTTCTGAAACACGGCATTCCCCTTCTCCAAATGCAAGCGGTGATGGTTATACACAACATAAGCTCCAAAAGAGTAAATCAGCAGCTCCAAGGGATCCTTCTTTATCAAGCAAGCATCGGTCTTCAAAGCGACAAGAATATGCAGAATTCTATGGATCGGCTGAGGTTCCTCCATATAGCCAGATTGGTTCTAAGAGCCTGAAAGAAAGAAGCAGGCACCGTCATCGTGATAGAAGCGGGGAGGTGGTTTTTGGAGCTACAGGAACAGAACCGAAACCTGTGGAGATTAAGTCAGTTGACTATGCTGATCCAAAGTTTGACCATTTCAATATCAGGAGCAAGTATGGGTCTGATGATGCATTCCATTTCTGA
- the LOC122650283 gene encoding dephospho-CoA kinase-like, with product MRIVGLTGGIASGKSTVSNLFKAKGIPIVDADLVARDVLKKGTGGWKRVVAAFGPDILQENGEVDRAHLGQIVFSDPDKRQLLNRLLAPFISYGIFWEVFKLWIKGCKVIVLDIPLLFEAKRMDRWSKPIIVVWVDPETQLQRLMTRDGISEQQARNRINAQMSLDWKKTQANIVIDNSGSHEEMKQQFSQVFAQVTGPLTWTEFALSGHGALLTLVSVVVAVVACRNLFNNDGTKQ from the exons ATGAGGATTGTGGGTCTAACTGGGGGGATTGCTTCAGGGAAGAGTACTGTCTCTAATCTTTTTAAGGCGAAAGGAATTCCTATTGTAGATGCAGACCTTGTAGCTCGT GATGTGCTGAAGAAAGGTACCGGTGGTTGGAAAAGGGTTGTGGCAGCATTTGGGCCAGACATTTTACAAGAGAATGGAGAAGTTGACAGGGCACATTTAGGGCAAATTGTATTCTCTGATCCTGACAAGCGTCAACTTCTTAATCG GTTGTTGGCTCCATTCATTTCCTATGGCATCTTCTGGGAGGTCTTTAAGTTATGGATCAAGGGATGTAAGGTCATAGTTCTTGACATCCCTCTGCTGTTTGAGGCTAAGAGGATGGATCGGTGGTCAAAGCCCATTATCGTGGTATGGGTTGATCCTGAGACACAGCTCCAACGACTCATGACTAGAGATGGAATATCTGAGCAGCAGGCTAGAAACAGGATCAATGCCCAGATGTCTCTGGATTGGAAAAAGACACAAGCGAACATAGTGATAGATAATTCAGGGTCGCATGAAGAAATGAAGCAACAGTTTTCGCAGGTTTTTGCTCAGGTCACTGGGCCCTTAACATGGACTGAATTTGCGCTTTCCGGACATGGTGCATTGTTGACTCTTGTTTCTGTAGTTGTGGCTGTTGTTGCTTGCAGGAACCTATTTAACAATGATGGGACAAAGCAATAG